One Candidatus Neomarinimicrobiota bacterium genomic region harbors:
- a CDS encoding sigma-70 family RNA polymerase sigma factor, whose translation MQKDTDILLFEKVQDRDPQAFDQIVREYSPGLNSFILRMVSNVEDAQDILQDTFVKVWEKSHQFKGRSSLKTWIYRIAINLCYSHLKRRQRWSYTFMEDMKVLISGSDPVKETEYRFHSEILGKSLAILTPRQRAVVIARIYEDLPYAQISDAVGCSVNAAKVHFHEGKKRIEAFMKAQVGENG comes from the coding sequence ATGCAAAAAGATACAGATATTCTGCTCTTTGAGAAGGTACAGGACCGTGATCCGCAGGCTTTTGATCAAATTGTACGAGAATATTCCCCAGGGCTTAATAGTTTCATTCTCAGAATGGTATCCAATGTTGAAGATGCCCAGGATATCCTCCAGGATACTTTTGTCAAGGTCTGGGAGAAAAGTCATCAATTCAAGGGCAGATCGAGCTTGAAAACCTGGATCTACCGAATTGCCATCAACCTGTGCTATAGTCACTTAAAACGCAGGCAACGCTGGAGCTACACTTTTATGGAGGATATGAAAGTGCTCATCTCCGGGTCAGATCCTGTGAAAGAAACCGAATATCGCTTTCACTCCGAGATATTGGGTAAAAGCTTGGCGATTCTCACACCTCGGCAACGGGCTGTTGTGATCGCCAGGATCTATGAGGATCTGCCGTACGCGCAGATCTCAGATGCAGTCGGGTGTTCGGTGAATGCTGCCAAAGTACATTTTCACGAGGGAAAAAAACGAATAGAAGCTTTTATGAAAGCACAGGTAGGGGAAAATGGATAA
- a CDS encoding DUF5723 family protein: MKTLTNILTILTLTTFLVAQVDSTITEPLDDLDVEVTETVDGSPDTLAQTETELVPDTTDTELMVLDSTAVDSSALVEADTLVVEEPVMAWIQKEPEPIQVSGLMNKGTLYYWSNDGLEGIGLDQLDYVTIQDPTLIAIKANDCLDIVCHLLATDSSGVNYVIVAPEDSSDFRIYDILTKTVMIEASADSIVQAFDTYLRDLAGMEYIEVKAEEIAPVVPSLAEDLPVALPVYAPRANALKIKHRQFRSMEELASNPANLARDYNSFSSWNLLPDFKFSVRNSLLTPGWYKEWWTVGGVWDASMKNDYLETVAGQDLALNISPEFQSLFGFRIWRVGVNVGLTSHIKMVLPGSFLGLPMQDIEFYDSTAAEPKFLDYGGLEIEAIPLVIKSSLSYAHPISTPYGNLKVGIALNVLEAVGYMRMESDEFKVVLTEDSIHVTASGQGWATAAGIDGHLDDLNTDDMDPGSTVSDPGIGIDLGLIADLQPLLKQEVEIQVALRNIGATYKWSDVTRSVWTFEQVMPAPGNAELDSIEQYQHSTDSTIATGEEFSIDVPTVFNLTAYYQPLPRILIGVGLEQAFTDEAQFGYSPDLQFAYQLNLYAFPWLDFSYYKQNQYGEPVHTFGSGFHFGFLDTGFTLSFFNGLNTDAKGIGFGLNSSLHF, from the coding sequence ATGAAAACGCTCACGAATATCCTGACCATTTTGACCCTGACCACTTTCCTGGTTGCCCAGGTTGATAGCACAATAACAGAACCTCTGGATGACCTGGATGTTGAGGTCACAGAGACAGTCGACGGATCCCCTGATACACTCGCACAAACTGAAACTGAGCTAGTACCAGATACTACCGACACCGAATTGATGGTGTTGGATTCAACCGCAGTTGACAGCAGTGCTCTGGTAGAAGCTGATACCCTGGTAGTTGAAGAACCTGTGATGGCCTGGATCCAGAAAGAGCCAGAACCAATCCAGGTCTCCGGTCTAATGAACAAGGGAACTCTCTACTACTGGTCCAATGACGGTCTGGAGGGAATTGGTCTTGATCAATTGGATTATGTCACTATTCAGGATCCAACATTGATCGCTATCAAAGCCAATGACTGTCTTGATATTGTTTGTCACCTATTGGCGACTGACAGCAGTGGTGTCAATTATGTCATTGTAGCCCCTGAAGACAGCAGTGATTTCAGGATCTATGATATTCTCACAAAAACAGTCATGATCGAAGCCAGTGCAGATTCTATCGTTCAAGCATTTGATACTTATCTCCGCGATCTGGCAGGTATGGAATACATCGAAGTTAAAGCGGAAGAAATTGCGCCTGTTGTTCCATCGCTGGCGGAAGACCTGCCGGTTGCCCTACCTGTCTATGCACCAAGAGCGAATGCCTTGAAGATCAAACATCGTCAGTTCCGCTCCATGGAAGAGCTGGCTTCAAACCCGGCTAACCTGGCTCGTGATTATAATAGTTTTAGCAGCTGGAACCTGCTGCCGGACTTCAAATTCAGTGTCAGGAATTCCCTGCTCACACCCGGTTGGTATAAGGAATGGTGGACAGTTGGTGGCGTCTGGGATGCGTCCATGAAAAATGATTATCTGGAAACAGTTGCAGGTCAGGATCTAGCCCTGAATATCTCACCTGAATTCCAAAGCCTCTTTGGTTTTAGAATTTGGAGAGTTGGCGTAAATGTTGGACTCACTTCCCATATCAAGATGGTGCTTCCCGGCAGTTTTCTGGGACTACCCATGCAGGATATCGAGTTTTACGATTCAACTGCAGCAGAGCCAAAATTTCTTGACTATGGTGGTCTGGAGATCGAAGCAATTCCATTGGTTATCAAATCCAGTCTCTCCTATGCTCATCCTATTTCAACGCCCTATGGAAACCTGAAAGTAGGAATTGCTTTAAATGTTTTGGAGGCAGTCGGCTACATGCGCATGGAGAGCGATGAATTCAAAGTAGTGCTCACAGAAGATTCCATTCACGTAACTGCATCGGGACAGGGCTGGGCGACAGCAGCTGGGATCGATGGTCATCTGGATGATCTTAATACTGATGATATGGATCCAGGAAGTACTGTCTCTGACCCTGGTATCGGTATCGACCTTGGTCTCATTGCTGACCTTCAACCACTCCTGAAGCAGGAAGTGGAAATTCAAGTTGCACTAAGAAACATTGGAGCAACTTATAAGTGGTCTGATGTGACTCGAAGTGTCTGGACCTTTGAACAGGTCATGCCAGCACCCGGAAATGCCGAACTGGATAGTATTGAGCAATATCAACACTCCACAGATTCTACAATAGCGACGGGGGAGGAATTCAGTATTGATGTGCCTACTGTCTTCAACCTGACTGCGTATTATCAACCGCTCCCCAGAATCCTCATCGGTGTGGGACTTGAGCAGGCATTTACTGATGAAGCGCAGTTTGGCTATAGTCCTGATCTTCAATTCGCCTATCAACTCAATCTATATGCGTTTCCCTGGCTGGATTTCAGCTACTATAAGCAAAACCAGTATGGCGAGCCAGTTCACACTTTTGGAAGCGGCTTCCATTTTGGATTCCTGGATACAGGCTTCACGCTATCCTTCTTTAATGGTCTGAATACTGATGCCAAAGGAATAGGCTTTGGATTGAATAGTAGTTTGCATTTCTAG